The DNA sequence CACCGTCCGCCGGTGCGGACCCCGCGAGGCGAACGCCTCCTGCTCACCTCCATCCACTACCTGCTCACCGAGGAGTCACCCATCGGGCACTGGCATCTCAACCGGTCGGACATCCTCCACTTCCACCACTCCGGTGCCCCCCTCACCTATCACCTGATCCACCCCGACGGCCGTGCGGAGTCGGTGCTCCTCGGCCAGGACCCGTACCAGGGGCAGGCGCTGACCCTCGCCGTTCCCGGCGGGGTGTGGAAGGCCACCTCCCTCGACGGTGGGGACCATGCCCTGATCAGCGAGGCGGTGGCGCCCGGCTTCGACTACGCGGACATGACGCTCGGGGACCCGGACGACCTGACCGCCCGCTTTCCCCGGCACGCGGCGCTGATCCAGCGCTACTGCCGCCCGGACGCCGCGCGGGGCGCCGACGGCTCACGCGGGGAGGCGCAGCGCCGATGAGAGCCGCACTGCCGGCCCGCCGGTCTCAGGTGAACGGGACGAATGAGTCCAGCGACTCGGGCAGGGTCTGGCCGCCGTCGACGGTGAGCGTCTGACCGGTGACGAACGAGGCTTCGTCGGACGCGAGGAAGAGCACGGCGCGGGCGATGTCGGAGGTCTCGCCGAGCCGGCCGGCCGGGATGGCGGCGGCCATGCGTCGCAGGTAGTCCTCGCCCAGATCGTTCAGCCCCTCGGTGCGGACGTTTCCGGGCAGGACGGCGTTGACGGTGATTCCGGCCGGGGCCAGTTCCAGTGCGGCGGTCCGCAGGAACCCCAGTTGGCCCGCTTTGCTCGCTCCGTAGTGGGACCACCCGCTGTAACCCGTGGTCGGACCGGTGATCGAGGAGGTGAGCACCACGCGTCCGTGTCCCGCGCGTTCCATGGCCGGCAGGAACGCCTTCGTCGTCAGGATCGTGCCCCGCAGGTTGATGGCGAGGACATCATCCACATCCGCGGCCGTCATCTCCCTCAGCGGCTTCTCGGGGAAGACCCCGGCGTTCGCGCACACCACGTCCACATGCCCGTGGCGCGCCTCCGCCTCCTCGGCCATCGCCTCGATCGCGCTCGGGTCCCGGAGATCCACGCCCAGACCGGCGACCCGGGACCCGGTGGTCCGCGCGAGCTCGTCCGCCACCGCGCCGGCCGCCTCGTCGTCCCGGCCCGTGACGATGACAGCGGCGCCACGACGGGCGAACAGTTCCGCGATGCCCCGCCCGATGCCCCGCGTCGCGCCCGTCACGACCACGGACCGCCGTCGCCAATCGGTCTCCGTCACCATCAAGCTCCTTCGTACCCCGCGCCCGTACCCCGTGACCCCACGTAGCCACTCCGGCGATGATCAACACGCTAGGTCACCGGTGGTGGATTCGCCCCGGACCGCGGAATTCCGGCCGGATACTGCCTCGGTTCAGGCCGAGAACCGAGAAGTGGCGAGGGGGCGGAACCGGCGGGCGCAGCACGACCGCAGGCGCCGCGGTTGCACCTTCCGTAGCGGCATGTGGTCCGGTGGACTCACGTCCCGGCGGGCTTACGTCCCTGGTCCCGGCCCCTGGAGAAGAGGTCCCTGCTCATGCGTTCGTCTTTCGTGCCACCCCGCCGGATCAAGATCGGTGACGCGGCGGCCTTCGTCGGCAGCACGCCGCGGGCGATCCGCCACTACCACGAGATCGGCCTGCTCCCCGAGCCCGAGCGGGGCGGCGACGGCCGCCGCCGCTACGAGTACGAGGACATGATCCGCCTGCTGTGGATCCGCAGGACGGCCGAGGCCGGGATCGCCCTGGACGACATCCGCGACGCCTTCGCGACCGGCACGGACTCCGCCGGCGCGGACAGCGGAGAAGCCATCGCGGGCGTCCTGGAGCGGTTGGAGGACACCCTCGCCGAGCAGGAGGCGGAGCTGCGGCGGCAGCGGGCCGCCGTGCGGCGGATGCGCACCGAGGGCAGCCGGATGGGCCTGCTCTCCGACCTCGTCACCGGCCGGCTCAAGACCCTGCCCGAGGGCTCCCTGCGCCCGGCGGACCTGGACACCCTGCTGGTCACCGAGCGGATTTTCGGCCCGCTCGGCGCGGCGGTCCAGGCCACCCGCTTCATCGCCCTGGCCACGCATCCCACCCTGCGGCAGGAATCCGACCGCGTCGACGACGCCGAGGAGGCGCTCGACGACAGTGTCGCCGTCGACGATCCGCGGGTGGCCCATGTGGCCGCTGAGCGGTACGCCTTCGAGAACGCCCTGCACGCCCACATCGAGGAGTCCGGTCTGAGCGAGGAGGACGAGGCCCTCTGCGACGCCTGGGATGCCGCGCACCCCGAAACCGCCGACGGTGGCGAGGCCGACCCCGGCTCCGGGGGACGGGAGGCCGGCTCCATGAGCGTGCTGGACGCCGTCGGCAAGATGCCCTACGACTTCTCCCCGGCTCGCCTCCGCTGTATGGAACTGGCCGGGGAACTCTTCGCCCACGACGCCCCCGGCACCTGAAGGCTGTGCCCGCGTGGGCTCGCCGGGGCAGCACGGGTTCGGCGCGTTACCGGCGAGCGGTGACGCCGCTCGTTCCGGCGGGGACGGAAGGACGACTCAGGAGGCGGACGGCTCGATCTCCCCCGCGAAGACGATGACCTGGTCGATGAGGCTTCGCCGCAGATGGATGACGTCCGTTCCCGCCAGGCGGGGGCCTCCGTCCGGCGTGGTGAAGACCCACTGGTACCGGGCCCATTCGTCCGGCATGTCCACCGCCGAACAGCGCACCATCGTGCCGGTCCCCGCCGGGTGGTGCCGGATGTCCAGCACGAACTGCTCGACCGCCGCGATTCCTTCTCTCCGGCCCAACGGCCCCCAGAAGACCACGTCCGAGGTCAGGGCCTGGGAGAGCAGGGCAGTCACATAGTTGTCGTCCGAGGCGTTGAACGCGGAGATGAACGTGTCGATCGCGGAGCGTGCCGTCTCTTCCTGCATGCCCCAGTAATACCAGCCGCCGTCGCGCGTGCGCTCGTCCCGCGGGCCGCCCTCCGGGGCAACCGATCGCCTGGAACCACCTCGGTTTCCCTGTGACGTCCTGCTCAGCTGCTCGCGCCACCGGTCGCGGTGGGTTCGGGCACCTTCACGGCCGACCAGTGCCGTGCAGAAGCGGGCGTGCCCGATGGAGAGCGGCGCCCGCGATGGGCCGGAGGTCGCCGGAGGCGGGAGCTGATCCACGGAAGTCACCGGGCATCAACTGCCGTGACCGATGTGGAGCATCGGCCACCGGACCGTGACCGGAGAACCGGCTCTCGACATCGCCCGGCTCTGGGTGGAGTTCACGCCCTTCCTGGAGCCCGGGGGGCGCGCCACGGTACGACTCGCGCCCCTGGACCCCTCGCAGTGGCAGCACCTTCGGCCGGGCCAGGTGATCACCATGCACGAGGACCGATCCGTGGCAGGTACGGCAGTTGTCCTGGAGATCCAGCGTCCCCCGGCCACGGCCGCCCCGTAGGAGCGGGGGCAGTCGACTCGTACCGTTGGCGCGGTGAACGTCCAGCTCCCTCCACGCGCTGTCCGGCCCGTTCACCTCTCGGGTGACGTTGCCGTCGTCGTCGGGCGGGAAACCGCTTGGCAGGGCGCGGTGCGGCCCGTCTCCCTGGTCACCTGCCGACGAGATCCGCCCGCTTCCAGACCAGGGTGTACCGCCAGAACAGCCGTCGGCGGAGCCGAACGCCGGGCAGCACGCGGCGGGCCTCGCGAACGATGTCCGGAAAGGCCGTGGTCGCCGGCCGGGTCGGTGCGGTCATGGCGACGGGGCGCGGCGCCCTGCGGCCCCGGTTCTTGATCCAGGCCAGGGCGATGTTCGACGGAATGGCGACGGCGTCGATCAGGTGGTCGCTCAGGGACTGCGGGCGGTAGAGGCCGATGACGATCAGCGTCCCCCCGGGCGTCAGGTGTTGGCGGAAGTGCGTGAGCGCGTCGGTCAGCGGCAGGTGGTGGAGGGTGGCGACACAGGTGATGACGTCGTAGGGCCCGGCCGGTACGTCCTTCAGCGCGTCCCCGACGGAGAAGGTCACTGGAACCCCAGGAGCTGTGCGCTCCCGCGCGCGATCGACGATGGCGGGGTCGGCGTCGATGCCGTGCACCGCTTCGGCCCGGGAGGCCAGCAGCCTGGCGAGGTCACCACTGCCCGAACCGGCATCCAGGGCGCTGGTGAACCGTCTGGGGAGCCGGCGCAGGAGCCACCGGTGGTAGTGGGCGTTGTGATCCCACGGGTGGGTGGCGTGGAACTGGTCGAGTGCGCGCAGGAAGCGGGGGAGTACGGCCGTCATGAGGTGAGTCCATCAGAGTCGCGCCGTCGCCCGTGGCGGGGGAGCGCCGACTACTGCCCGGCCGCTGCGGCCCGTTCGGGAAAGTCGCGGGCGGCCATCCAGATCGTCAGGTCGAGGGCGATCCGGCCGATGCTCGTCTCCGTGACGACCTCGTGTTCGTCGCGGGAGCTGTCACGGCGGACGACCTCGTAGCCGCCGTCGTCCAGGACGGTGACGGAGGCGGACCAGACCGGGTCGTCCTCGTCGGGCCGGATGACGACGAAGGTGTTGTCCGAGCCGTTGAGATCGTCGAACAGCATGAACAGCGCGTCCTCGGACGGGTCCTCGATGTGGTCGCCGTTCTCGCTGTCGGCCCGGTAGTAATCGGCTCGCATCGACGTCGTCTCCTCCTGGCCTGCTGACGTGGTCGGGGCCAGGATGACACGAGGGTCCGACAGCGCCCTCCCGGGCGAGGGGCGGGGCAGCGGGCTGCGGGTCCGGGCGGGGTGGAAGACGCCGTAGCGCACCTCGATCCACCCACCGCCGCCTCGACGCCCGTGCGGCGGACGAGGACGATCCCTGGCCGGGGACGCGGCGTAAGGGGTTTCCTGCCCGGACAGCCAGACGCCCCACCGTGCGGGCACGGTGGGGCGCAGCCGGAGCGGCGGCGGTCAGGCGGCGGTGTCGAAGCCGCCGGCCTTGATGCACGCCACGAAGGAGGTGAACGCGTCGGCAGCGACGGCCAGGGCCGGACCGCCGGGGTTCTTCGAGTCGCGTACGGGGACGGTGCCGGTGGTGGACGCGGTGCCCGGGGCCCACTCGACGCACGAACCGCCGTTGTCGCTGTAGGAGGACGTGACCCAGTATTGGGCCGTGACTTCGGTAGCCATCTGCGCGCCGCCCTTTCGTCGTTGTCCGGTGGTGGCTGCGGTCGGTGCTACAGCTCGCCCGACTTGATGCCTGCGACGAAGGCGGCGAACGCGGTGGCGGGGACGCCGAGGGCGGGTCCGCCGGGGTTCTTCGAGTCGCGTACGGGGACGATGCCGGTGGTCGACGCGGTGCGCGGGGCCCACTCGACGCACGAACCGCCGTTGTTGCTGTAGGAGGACTTGACCCACTGCGGGGTCGTGGTTTCGTTCGTCACGGGGTGCCCTTTCGATGCTGGTGGATCATGTCCACGGTATCTGTCTGCGACAGAGACACAGCCTGCAACTGATGGTAGGCCCTCACCATCGGGATGACCGAGCTGAGTTCGCGGTCCAGATGGCCCTGCGTCTCGGACTCGACGTAGGAGACCACGGACCGGTCCTGGAGCGTCAGCAGATTCACCAGCCGATCGAAGGGCCGCTGCTCACCGACGCTGAACGGGGCGATCTGGAGCATGGTGTGGGACTGCGCGGCGAAGTCGACCAGATACTGCAACTGAGCGTCCATCACGGCGGGGCCGCCGATCGGGCGGCGGATGCAGCTCTCGTCCAGCACCGCGATCAGCATCGGTGGCACGGTGCGCAACAGCGCGCCCTGGCGTTCCATGAGCAACGAGACGCGTTGGTCGGCCTGTTCGGTGGTGATGACGCCTCGTTCGACGGCCGCGTCGGCCAGCGCCTGAGCGTACTCCCGGGTCTGGAGCAGCCCCGGTACGAGCCCCACCTCGAACAGCCTGATCTCCGCCGCCCGGCCCTCCAGCGCCACGTACTCGGGGAAGCCCTGCAACAGCACCCCGTGCTTGATCTTGCGCCACTCGCGCTCGAACGAATCAGCGGTTCCCGTATAGTTCATCGCCACGTCAACGGCGATCGAGAACTTGCGAGTTGGGGACTTGTGGCACAATTCCACCCCGGAAACGTGCCTCCCCGTGTAGCCGATGCGCGCGCCGAGGTCGTCCTGTTTCCAGCCCCGTGCTTCGCGCTCCCTACGCAGACGTGCTCCGTAGGCCGCCTCCGGGCCCCCGTCAGGGTTGACTTCCTTGCGGTTGACCAACGTATCCCCCAGATTCGAAACGTTGAAGACGTCTCCACGCTAGGCCACGCTGAGTCGCCCCGGTAGTCATACGGCTACAGAGAGGAGCGAACGGTGTACGGCGAGAACGCCAGCTCGAATACGGGGCGGCCCCCACAGGTCCCGGCCCCCGGGACCCTCCTCGTGGACACCAGTCGCGGTGACCGCGTGGGGGAGTTCCAAAGCGTCGCCGGTCCGTACTGGTCCCTCCGGCCGGTCGGCGGTGGGCGCGAGTGGGAGGTCGAACCGTGCTACGTACGCACCCCGGCGCTCATGGAGCAGCTTCGGGCCCGGACCGCGCGGCTCAACGCCCGCAGTCGGGGAGAAGTGCTGTGAAGGCGGCCCCGTCCGGACCGGGCCGGGTGAGGGTGCTGGACTACGTCGCGGCCGTCACGGTGACGGCCGGCGGCCAGGCCCTCCGGCTCGGCGGGGTCGCCCTGCCCAACCGCCGCCTCGTCCTCCGCTGGCTCAGGCGGCAGGCGCTGAGACTGGCGGACGCGCACGGGCATCATCTGTCCCCACCCGCCCCGTGGCTCGGCGCCAGGGACGCCCGGCCGGTCACCTTCCACGGCTCCGACGCCCCCGAGGCGCTCCGGGCGTGGGCGGGCGACCACGGCAGCCAGGACCACGCCATGAGCGCGCTGGAATCCGGACGGCCCGCCCTGCTCACCGTGGTCGACCCCTTCGTGGGGCTGCGGGTCACCCTCGGCGCGTGGCCCGTCGATCTGTGCGGGTGGGTGACGGCGGACTCGGCGAGCCGCCCGTATCCGCCCCGTATGGAGACGGAAGGGGGCTGACCCCGTGCTGCAATGCACCGCCGTGACCCACGTCCCGTACGCGGAGACGCTGCTGGCGCTCGCCACCATGGAGGGCGGGCCGGAGCACCCGCCCGACGTCGTGGAGGCGGAGGACTTCGTCCTGTGCGAGCTGGCCGACCACGACGAATCGGCCGAGCACGCCGCGCACCTGTGGACGGCGGACGTGCCGGACGACCGCGACCTGTGGTTCCGCTGGTCGGGAACCGGCGCACACCGCCTCCACCGGCTCGACACGCTGCGGTTGTGCCCCGCCGTGCTCCGCGAGCTGGCGACCCGCACGGTCACCACGTGCGCGTACTTCGACCACCACCCCGGACCGCACTCCTTCTCCGTGACCGACCCGCTCGGCGACCTCATCGCCGAACACGTCCACAGCGAGGTCCGGCGACTCGTCTCCGAGGACGAGGCCTCCGGCGCGCCCGATGCCCCTGACGTACCCGACACCGACGCGCCCTGACGGCGACCGGAGGATTTCCACCCCCATGAACCAGCGCACCCCGGTGAACCAGTGCACCGCCGTGACCCTGTTACCGCCCCCGGAGTTCCTGACCCGGCTTGCCGCACCCGGCGGCAGCCTCCCGGAGGCCGGGCATCTGCTCTGCGAGCTGGCCGCCGATCACGACGGCGACCACGCGATGGTGTTGTGGGACGACGACGCGAACCGCACCGCCGTCTGGGCCCGTTGGAGCGGCGAACGGGCGACCCTCGCGGAGCTTGCCTGGTGCGGCGTGATCGACCCCCGGGGCGAGGACGCGTGCGGGCTGTTCGCCGGCCACTCCGCCGCCCACGACTGGGGCATCGTCGATCCGACGCTCGCGGCGGTGGACGCCGCGCTCGCGGGGGCGCACCCGCATCTGTTCTCCGAGAGGGATCGCTGAAGGCCATTCCGTGCGCCCCCTCGGAGCTCTTGACCTACGCCATCCGGCGCAGGAACGCTCGTGCATGCTGATGTACCTCGACAGCGGGAGCTGGCCATGGCTTTAAGGTTTCTCGGCATCGACCCCGATTCCCCGACCGATGAGTCGCCGACGATCTGGCTGCACGAAGAAACGGGGGACCTTCTGATCCAGTCGTACCGAGCGACTGCGGCAGAAGTGAATAACTGCAAGGAAGTCGGCTCCGTTCCCGGCCATTCCACTGATGTCCCCGACAACGAGACAATCATCCGGCTGCCCGCGGCCATGCTGGACTACCTACCTGCTCGTCGGGAAGGCGATCGTGGCGGAGAGGCGGAACATGCAGCGTCCGGCGCGTGATGCTCTGGCGCGAACACAGCGATCGGCAGTGCACCTGGAGTTGCGCGATGCGTACATGCTCGACGATCCCGGGTACATCGCGTGGCAACAGGGCGTGCGGCTCGACCGGGGTGAGCGTTCGACGTGGTGGAACGGCTGGCACGACGCGGTACGCGAGGCCGTCGGCCGGGGAGTCTCGGTCCGGCGCGCCCGGGTCGTGTCCGAGCCGATCAGCGACTACGTGAGGTACGAGTACGACACCACGTTCACCAACCTCGCAGCGGGCGAAGTGGTTCGCTGGCTGCCCAGACGCAGAGCGACCGGTCTTGCCCTGCCCGGCATGGACTTCTGGCTGTTCGACGGGGAGCAGGCCCTTTTCCACCACTTCACCGGCAACGGGCGGTTGGACGAGGACGGGCGGGAGTACACGGACGATCCGGCGCTGGTGAAGCTGTGCGCGGACGCCTTCGAGGCCGTGTGGGAACGTGCTGTGCCGCATGAGCACTACCGGCCTCGCTGACCTCGCGGAATCATGGCCGAATCTCCTTCCTCAAGTGCTCAGCAGGCCCGACGGATTCTCGCGGATCGGCTCGCGGACCTCTGCCGGGACGCCGGGCTGACCGGGCGCGAGATCGCCGTGCGCTGTGGCTGGCATCCATCGAAGTCGTCGCGGATCATGAATGCCCGCACGCCCCCGTCCGCTGGTGACATCCGTGCCTGGTGCCGGGCGTGCGGGGCGGAGGACCAGACCGCCGACCTCCTCGCCTCGCTCCGGAACGCCGAGGGCATGTGGATCGGCTGGAGGCAGATGGAGCAAGCCGGGCTCAAGCAGGCGCAGGAAGCGCGATTGCCTCTGTTCGACCGCACCCGTCGCTTCCGGTCCTACTCGTCGTGGTTCGTGCCGGGGCTGATCCAGACACCCGCATACACCGAGGCGGTGCTGCGCGCCGTCCAGCGACGCCGCGTCGAGGTCGACGACGTGGCCGAGGCGGTGGCCGCACGTGTGGAGCGGCAGCGCGTGCTGTACGAGGGCGGGCGCCGGTTCGCCTTCCTCATCGAGGAGTCGGTGCTGCGGAACGGTACCGGCGGAGCGGATGTCCTCGTCGGGCAGCTCGGCCATCTGCTCACCGTGGGTTCTCTGCCCAACGTCAGTCTGGGGGTGGTCCCGGCCGGGCCGAACCGTTCCCGGATGCCCGTGGAAGGGTTCTGGATCTTCGATGCCGCACAGGTCAATGCCGAGCTGGTCTCCGGGTATCTCACGATCACCCAGCCCAGTGAGGTGACCATGTACGCCGAGGCGTTCTCGGAGCTTGCGGCGCTGGCGGTCTACGGCGCCTCGGCGCGTGCGCTGATCGCATCCGCGAGGGATGCCCTGGAGTGAACAGCGTGCAACTCCGTGCAATCTTCTGGAGGATGCCGCTCCCGCTTCCCTAGCGTGGTCGACACGGCTCGGCGCTTCCAGGGCCGCACCCATCAGACGGCGAAGGAGTACAGCCATGACCGGAAAGCACGGTGGAGGTACCGGGTCGGGGCAGGGCGGCAGTCAGCAGGATGACGGCAGCAGCGGACGCGGTCACGGGGGTGGCGGCTCCGAGACGAGCGGCGGCAACTCCTCCGACGGCTCCGGCCCGGCGAAGAAGTAGCGTCGAATGACTGCGCGTAAGGAGGAGGTGGGCCCTGCGGGGCTCGCCTCCGCGCTCGTCGCTGCTGGCGCTCTGCGGGACGACTGGTTGGCCGCATATCAGGCGGTCCCTCGGGACATGTTCGTTCCCGACCGCATCTGGCCCGGCGTCGCGGACGGTACCCGGCAGCACCCTGTGGTGGACCGGGCCGGGGACGTGGACGCATGGTTCTCCGCCGTGTACTCGGACATTCCGCTCACCACGCAGTGGGACGACGGAAGTCACACCGGAGACGGAGTGGGAGAGACGCCCTCCAGCTCCAGTTCGCAGCCCCACATGGTGTTCTCGATGCTGGCCGACCTCGGCGTCGAGGACGGAAACAGGGCTCTGGAGATCGGCACCGGCACCGGGTGGAACTCCGCGCTCCTCGCCCACCGCCTCGGCTCGGAGAACGTCGTCTCCCTCGAGTTCGACGCGGAGGTCGCGAAAGAGGCACGCGAGAACCACCGCGAAGCAGGGCTGTCCCCGCTGGTAATCGTGCGGGACGGGCGGCTCGGATACCCCGAGGGCGCACCGTTCGACCGGGTGGAAGCGACCTGCTCCATCGGAGAGGTCCCCCGGTCCTGGATCGAGCAGACACTGCCCGGAGGGCTCATCGTCGCCCCGTGGGGGACACCGTACGGAGGGGAGGCCATCGTCCGGCTGACCGTGGACGCTGACAAGGCGAGCGGGCCGTTCACCCGCTCCAGCGCGTTCATGCGCCTACGGCAGCAGCGCCCCGGACGGCTCCCGCACGATGCCTACCTCAGGGGGCGGCGATGGCCCGCCGACGGCGACAGGAGCACGACGTCTCTGTCACCTGCCGCTGTCGGGGGATGGCTGGTCCAGTTCGCCATCGGACTGCAGATGGCGGAAGCGTTCTGGACGGTGGAGCGGTACGACGACGGCTCGTACACGTTGTGGACCTACAGCGGCGACGGCCAGTCGTGGGCATCCGCCGACTACGAGCCGGGAGCCGAGTCGTTCGAGGTGGTGCAGTCGGGGCCCCGGCGACTCTGGGATGCGACCGAGGCCGCCTACGCATGGTGGGACGCGCGGGGCCGGCCGGACTTCGAGCGGTTCGGTCTGACCGTGAGCGGCGACGGGCAACGGGCTTGGCTCGACACTCCGGACGACCCGGTGCCCAGGGTGCGGTGACCCTCCCGGCAGGCCCTTCCCGTTCAGTCGGCGCG is a window from the Streptomyces sp. MMBL 11-1 genome containing:
- a CDS encoding cupin domain-containing protein; the protein is MLTAQQWIDALGLEPHVEGGYFRRTFQADHRPPVRTPRGERLLLTSIHYLLTEESPIGHWHLNRSDILHFHHSGAPLTYHLIHPDGRAESVLLGQDPYQGQALTLAVPGGVWKATSLDGGDHALISEAVAPGFDYADMTLGDPDDLTARFPRHAALIQRYCRPDAARGADGSRGEAQRR
- the fabG gene encoding 3-oxoacyl-ACP reductase FabG — its product is MVTETDWRRRSVVVTGATRGIGRGIAELFARRGAAVIVTGRDDEAAGAVADELARTTGSRVAGLGVDLRDPSAIEAMAEEAEARHGHVDVVCANAGVFPEKPLREMTAADVDDVLAINLRGTILTTKAFLPAMERAGHGRVVLTSSITGPTTGYSGWSHYGASKAGQLGFLRTAALELAPAGITVNAVLPGNVRTEGLNDLGEDYLRRMAAAIPAGRLGETSDIARAVLFLASDEASFVTGQTLTVDGGQTLPESLDSFVPFT
- a CDS encoding MerR family transcriptional regulator, with translation MRSSFVPPRRIKIGDAAAFVGSTPRAIRHYHEIGLLPEPERGGDGRRRYEYEDMIRLLWIRRTAEAGIALDDIRDAFATGTDSAGADSGEAIAGVLERLEDTLAEQEAELRRQRAAVRRMRTEGSRMGLLSDLVTGRLKTLPEGSLRPADLDTLLVTERIFGPLGAAVQATRFIALATHPTLRQESDRVDDAEEALDDSVAVDDPRVAHVAAERYAFENALHAHIEESGLSEEDEALCDAWDAAHPETADGGEADPGSGGREAGSMSVLDAVGKMPYDFSPARLRCMELAGELFAHDAPGT
- a CDS encoding nuclear transport factor 2 family protein, with the translated sequence MQEETARSAIDTFISAFNASDDNYVTALLSQALTSDVVFWGPLGRREGIAAVEQFVLDIRHHPAGTGTMVRCSAVDMPDEWARYQWVFTTPDGGPRLAGTDVIHLRRSLIDQVIVFAGEIEPSAS
- a CDS encoding class I SAM-dependent methyltransferase — translated: MTAVLPRFLRALDQFHATHPWDHNAHYHRWLLRRLPRRFTSALDAGSGSGDLARLLASRAEAVHGIDADPAIVDRARERTAPGVPVTFSVGDALKDVPAGPYDVITCVATLHHLPLTDALTHFRQHLTPGGTLIVIGLYRPQSLSDHLIDAVAIPSNIALAWIKNRGRRAPRPVAMTAPTRPATTAFPDIVREARRVLPGVRLRRRLFWRYTLVWKRADLVGR
- a CDS encoding DUF397 domain-containing protein — encoded protein: MATEVTAQYWVTSSYSDNGGSCVEWAPGTASTTGTVPVRDSKNPGGPALAVAADAFTSFVACIKAGGFDTAA
- a CDS encoding DUF397 domain-containing protein, whose amino-acid sequence is MTNETTTPQWVKSSYSNNGGSCVEWAPRTASTTGIVPVRDSKNPGGPALGVPATAFAAFVAGIKSGEL
- a CDS encoding DUF5753 domain-containing protein, translated to MVNRKEVNPDGGPEAAYGARLRREREARGWKQDDLGARIGYTGRHVSGVELCHKSPTRKFSIAVDVAMNYTGTADSFEREWRKIKHGVLLQGFPEYVALEGRAAEIRLFEVGLVPGLLQTREYAQALADAAVERGVITTEQADQRVSLLMERQGALLRTVPPMLIAVLDESCIRRPIGGPAVMDAQLQYLVDFAAQSHTMLQIAPFSVGEQRPFDRLVNLLTLQDRSVVSYVESETQGHLDRELSSVIPMVRAYHQLQAVSLSQTDTVDMIHQHRKGTP
- a CDS encoding DUF6879 family protein, which encodes MQRPARDALARTQRSAVHLELRDAYMLDDPGYIAWQQGVRLDRGERSTWWNGWHDAVREAVGRGVSVRRARVVSEPISDYVRYEYDTTFTNLAAGEVVRWLPRRRATGLALPGMDFWLFDGEQALFHHFTGNGRLDEDGREYTDDPALVKLCADAFEAVWERAVPHEHYRPR
- a CDS encoding helix-turn-helix domain-containing protein gives rise to the protein MAESPSSSAQQARRILADRLADLCRDAGLTGREIAVRCGWHPSKSSRIMNARTPPSAGDIRAWCRACGAEDQTADLLASLRNAEGMWIGWRQMEQAGLKQAQEARLPLFDRTRRFRSYSSWFVPGLIQTPAYTEAVLRAVQRRRVEVDDVAEAVAARVERQRVLYEGGRRFAFLIEESVLRNGTGGADVLVGQLGHLLTVGSLPNVSLGVVPAGPNRSRMPVEGFWIFDAAQVNAELVSGYLTITQPSEVTMYAEAFSELAALAVYGASARALIASARDALE
- a CDS encoding methyltransferase domain-containing protein, with protein sequence MTARKEEVGPAGLASALVAAGALRDDWLAAYQAVPRDMFVPDRIWPGVADGTRQHPVVDRAGDVDAWFSAVYSDIPLTTQWDDGSHTGDGVGETPSSSSSQPHMVFSMLADLGVEDGNRALEIGTGTGWNSALLAHRLGSENVVSLEFDAEVAKEARENHREAGLSPLVIVRDGRLGYPEGAPFDRVEATCSIGEVPRSWIEQTLPGGLIVAPWGTPYGGEAIVRLTVDADKASGPFTRSSAFMRLRQQRPGRLPHDAYLRGRRWPADGDRSTTSLSPAAVGGWLVQFAIGLQMAEAFWTVERYDDGSYTLWTYSGDGQSWASADYEPGAESFEVVQSGPRRLWDATEAAYAWWDARGRPDFERFGLTVSGDGQRAWLDTPDDPVPRVR